A single region of the Lotus japonicus ecotype B-129 chromosome 4, LjGifu_v1.2 genome encodes:
- the LOC130710263 gene encoding cysteine-rich receptor-like protein kinase 44, producing the protein MSILLTKTFEELELQSQPECLLLSPKMHRRILQEKSPSSSSSPHNSGALFFFLGGTVVLIILLILLFVFWRRIKRPAERTTPTNEQHERITMAASTTKAQQTGFMEFVSGNLRTISYFDFQTLRKATKNFHRTNLLGSGGFGPVYQGKLADGRLIAVKQLSLDKSQQGDKEFLAEVRMITSIQHKNLVRLMGCCTDGPQRILVYEYMKNRSLDPFVYGNSDQFLNWSTRFQIILGVARGLQYLHEDSHIRIVHRDIKASNILLDEKFRPRIGDFGLARFFPEDQAYLSTQFAGTLGYTAPEYAIRGELSEKADIYSFGVLVLEIICCRKNTDLTLPSQMQYLPEYGWKLYEKSMVMDLVDPKLREDGFVEKDVMQAFHVAFLCLQPLPDMRPAMSEIVALLTFKIDMVTTPMRPAFLDRRRKMDEEHHSWEAISKSFKSPGASDYSP; encoded by the exons ATGTCAATACTACTCACCAAGACGTTTGAAGAACTTGAACTTCAATCACAACCAGAATGTTTGCTTCTGTCCCCAAAAATGCATCGCAGAATACTCCAAG AGAAATCTCCTTCATCCTCCTCTTCACCCCACAACTCTGGAGCATTGTTCTTTTTCCTTGGAGGGACTGTAGTGCTGATCATATTGCTGATTCTTCTATTTGTATTTTGGAGGCGAATTAAACGGCCAGCAGAGAGGACTACTCCAACTAATGAGCAGCATG AGAGGATCACGATGGCAGCCTCAACTACTAAAGCTCAACAGACAG GATTCATGGAATTCGTTAGTGGGAACCTTCGTACAATCAGCTACTTCGATTTCCAGACATTAAGGAAGGCCACCAAGAATTTCCATCGTACAAATCTTCTTGGAAGTGGTGGATTTGGACCTGTTTATCAG GGAAAGTTGGCAGATGGGAGGCTGATTGCTGTTAAGCAATTGTCTCTTGACAAGTCCCAACAAGGAGATAAAGAATTTCTAGCAGAAGTGAGGATGATCACAAGCATCCAACACAAAAATCTGGTTCGCCTTATGGGGTGTTGCACTGATGGACCTCAAAGGATTCTTGTGTATGAATACATGAAGAACAGAAGTTTGGACCCCTTTGTATATG GAAACAGTGATCAATTTCTAAACTGGAGCACTAGATTCCAAATAATCCTTGGAGTCGCGCGGGGATTGCAATACCTCCATGAGGATTCACATATAAGAATTGTTCACCGAGATATCAAAGCAAGCAACATTCTTCTTGATGAAAAGTTTCGGCCGAGGATTGGAGATTTTGGGCTAGCTAGGTTCTTCCCTGAAGACCAAGCTTACCTTAGCACACAATTTGCTGGAACATT AGGTTATACAGCTCCTGAATATGCTATTAGAGGAGAACTTTCAGAAAAGGCAGACATCTATAGTTTTGGAGTTCTGGTGCTTGAAATCATCTGTTGCAGAAAAAATACAGATCTCACTTTACCATCACAAATGCAGTACCTCCCTGAATAT GGTTGGAAACTTTATGAGAAGTCAATGGTGATGGATCTTGTGGATCCTAAGCTGCGCGAAGATGGATTCGTGGAAAAGGATGTGATGCAAGCATTCCATGTGGCCTTCTTGTGCCTTCAGCCTCTTCCAGATATGAGACCAGCCATGTCAGAGATTGTAGCATTGTTGACATTCAAAATTGACATGGTAACAACACCAATGAGGCCAGCTTTCCTTGACCGAAGGCGTAAAATGGATGAAGAACACCACTCTTGGGAAGCCATATCCAAGTCTTTCAAA